The DNA region GGGTGGCGGCGTTGATTCTGGCGGTGGTTGTCGGCGCCGTCATGCTCCAGGGGCCGAGCCGGGCCGGAAGTGCGCGACTGGCCGAGCTCGTGATGTTCTCGATCGGTGTGGTGTTCGCGCTGGCATTGGGAGCGCTGACGATACGGGCCGAGGCGGGGCAGCGGCGGGCCGAGGTGCTGCTGGCTCAGTTGTCGGAATCGCATGCGCGGCTGCGGGAGTACGCCGATCAGGCGGCGACGCTGGCCGCCGCCGCCGAGCGGGCGCGGGTGGCGCGCGATATCCACGACACCGCCGGACACCACCTGGCGGTAGTGGCGATCCAGTTGGAGAAGGCGGCCGCCTTTCGGGAGCTCGATGCCGCCACAGCCGATCGGGCGCTGGCCGATGCCCGCGATTCTGCGCGGACGGCGCTGGCCGAGGTGCGCACCGCGGTCGGGGCCCTGCGCGCCGAGACCGACGGCTTCACTCTGACCTCCGCGCTGCGGACGCTGGCGAACCGCTTGGACGGCAGCGGGTTCGGCGTGCACGTTGAGATCGACGGCGCCGAGGAACCGGGCGAATCGGCGGCGTTCGCCCTGTATCTGGCCGCGCAGGAGGGCCTCACCAACGCGGTCCGGCACTCCGGGGCGGCGACCGCGACGGTCCGGGTCGAACAGTGCAGCGCGCACAGCCTCCTCGAAATCTCCGACGGTGGAAGCGGTTTCGGACCCGGCACGGTGGAGGGGCACGGTCTGCGCGGCATGCGCGAACGGCTGGCCCTGCTCGGCGGCGAGCTTCGCGTGGACACCGGGCCGCACGGCACCCGGCTGCGGGCGCGACTGCCCCGGGTCCCGCGATGACGGCCACGACCAGCGTCCTGGTCGCCGACGATCAACGGCTGATCCGCGAAGGCATCGCCTCCTTGCTCACACTCCAGCCCGGGGTGCGGGTGCTCGGCACCGCCGAGAACGGTTCGGCGGCAGTCGATCTCGCCCTGGAACTCACCCCGGACGTGGTCCTCATGGACGTCCGCATGCCGGGCATGGACGGGCTCGCCGCCGCGGCGGCGCTGCGCGACCACACGAAAGTCCTGATGCTCACCACCTTCGACGACGACGAGTACGTCATCGCCGCCCTGCACGCAGGCGCGCACGGCTACCTGCTCAAGGATCTCCCCGCCACCGAACTCGCCGCGGCGATCCGGCTGGCGCACGCCGGCATCGATCAGTACTCGGCGACCGTGTCCGCCCGCGTGCTCCGCATGCTGCGGGCACCCACCAGTTCCCCGGCAGCCGTGCACACGCTCACCAAGCGGGAATCGGAGATCCTGCGCCTGCTGGCGACCGGCGCATCCAATCGGGAGATCGCCCGCGCCCTCTATGTCAGCGAGGGCACGGTGAAGAACCACGTCTCGAGCGTCCTGACCCGCCTGGGTGTCCGGGACCGAACCCAGGCCGCCATCTACGCCCTCGACCGCGGTCTGGCGTGACCGGGCTCAGCGCACCCGGCTGTATTTGATGAAGGCCACGCCGTCCTCGAAGATGCGGCTGGTCAGCACCCGGAACTTGGCCGGCTCGGGCAGCCCGCCGCCCGCACCGAACAGCGGACGCCCCTGCCCGAGCACGATCGGATACAGCTTCAGGAACACCTGATCGATCTCCGGCAGCAGCGCCTGGGCCAGCTCGCCGCCCCCGCACAGCCAGATCCCGAGCCCCTTCTCCCGCTTGAGCTCCCGCACCCGCGCCAGCGGATCCTCGGCGATCAACTCCACATCGGGGTCCGGCTGCTCCGGCAGCGTCGTGGACACCACGAACTGCCGCAGGTGCGCGTACGGACTGGAGGTCCCGGTCCGAACCCCGAAGTCGTGGGTCTTGCGCCCCATGATCACGGTGTCGAAGTTCTGACAGGGTTTGTCGACGCCGAGCACCTGACGAACCTTGGTCGGCAGCGTCTCGGGATACTGCGCGATGATCGCCGGCCCGTGATCACCCCCGACCGGAAAGAAGTCGACCGAACCATCATCGGTAGCGATGAATCCGTCGATGGTGGCCGCGACAAAGTAAGTCAGTTTGCGCATCTATCTTTTTCCTCCAGCCGGCACCACACGTGCCGCTACTGAAAAAGGTAGCGCCTGAACCTGAGGGAATGTCCGGGTCCGACAAGATCGGATAACCCGACCCCGAAGAAAACCTGCTGGTCTCAGCCGTGCGGGCGGGGCTGACAGCGGGGGCAGGAGAAGGACGAACGGTTCATGAACTTCTCCCGACGCATGATCGCGCCGCAGCGACGGCAGGGCTCGTGCTCGCGGCCGTAGGCGTTGAGGGAGCGCTCGAAGTAGCCGGACTGACCGTTGACGTTCACGTACAACGCGTCGAAGGAGGTGCCGCCGGCGCGCAGGGCCTCGTCCATGACGACCCGGGTTTCGGCAAGGAGGGTGTGCAGGGCGGGCTTGGTGAGTTTGGCGGCGGGGCGCTCGCCGTGGATCTTGGCTCGCCACAGGGCTTCGTCGGCGTAGATGTTGCCGACGCCCGAAACCACGGTCTGGTCCAGGAGCAGGCGTTTGATCTCGGATTGCTTGGCGCGCAAGGTCTTCACCACGGACTCGGCGTCGAAGCGCGGGTCCAGGGGGTCGCGGGCGATGTGGGCGGCGGATTCCGGCACCCAGGTGCCGTCCACCTCGACCAGGTCCGAGAGCTGCCAGCCGCCGAAGGTGCGCTGATCGACGAAACGCAGTTCGTTGCCGTCGTCGAGGGTGGCGATGATGTGCGCGTGCTTCTCCAGCGGGGTGGCGGCGGGCTGCACCAGCATCTGCCCGGACATGCCGAGATGCACGACCAGAGAGGTATCGGGCTCATCGAAGGTGAGCCAGAGGAATTTGCCCCGCCGCTGCGCGCTCTGCACGCGCAGACCGGTCAGCCGGGCGACGAGATCGTCGGCGCCGAACGCGTGCCGCCGCACCGAACGCGGGTGCTTGACGGTCACGCTGTCCAAGACGCGGCCCACCACATGCTCGGTGAGCCCGCGCCGGACGACTTCGACCTCGGGAAGTTCGGGCATTAGCTCTGCGAGCCGTCGACCGAACCCTCGGGCGCGTTCTCGGCGTTCAACGCCTTGTAGGCCGCGCCCGCGGCCTTCTGTTCCGCTTCCTTCTTGGAGCGGCCCACCCCCTGGCCGTAACCCTTCCCACCGATCACCGCGGTAGCGGTGAACTCCTTGTCGTGGTCGGGTCCGGTGGAGGTGATCTCGTAACTGGGCACGCCGATACCGCGCTCGGCGGTCA from Nocardia tengchongensis includes:
- a CDS encoding sensor histidine kinase → MPRPPALTWVTCSTYTSVLSAGWFAALSSTAPTTAPRLATFTAALLVLAAIDLRSSQVEWAVRSAAAGVGLHAVLFAVAAAADSAGNAKVLFALLPFEAFVALGRRAAIGVAALILAVVVGAVMLQGPSRAGSARLAELVMFSIGVVFALALGALTIRAEAGQRRAEVLLAQLSESHARLREYADQAATLAAAAERARVARDIHDTAGHHLAVVAIQLEKAAAFRELDAATADRALADARDSARTALAEVRTAVGALRAETDGFTLTSALRTLANRLDGSGFGVHVEIDGAEEPGESAAFALYLAAQEGLTNAVRHSGAATATVRVEQCSAHSLLEISDGGSGFGPGTVEGHGLRGMRERLALLGGELRVDTGPHGTRLRARLPRVPR
- a CDS encoding response regulator transcription factor; translated protein: MTATTSVLVADDQRLIREGIASLLTLQPGVRVLGTAENGSAAVDLALELTPDVVLMDVRMPGMDGLAAAAALRDHTKVLMLTTFDDDEYVIAALHAGAHGYLLKDLPATELAAAIRLAHAGIDQYSATVSARVLRMLRAPTSSPAAVHTLTKRESEILRLLATGASNREIARALYVSEGTVKNHVSSVLTRLGVRDRTQAAIYALDRGLA
- a CDS encoding dihydrofolate reductase family protein; translation: MRKLTYFVAATIDGFIATDDGSVDFFPVGGDHGPAIIAQYPETLPTKVRQVLGVDKPCQNFDTVIMGRKTHDFGVRTGTSSPYAHLRQFVVSTTLPEQPDPDVELIAEDPLARVRELKREKGLGIWLCGGGELAQALLPEIDQVFLKLYPIVLGQGRPLFGAGGGLPEPAKFRVLTSRIFEDGVAFIKYSRVR
- the mutM gene encoding bifunctional DNA-formamidopyrimidine glycosylase/DNA-(apurinic or apyrimidinic site) lyase translates to MPELPEVEVVRRGLTEHVVGRVLDSVTVKHPRSVRRHAFGADDLVARLTGLRVQSAQRRGKFLWLTFDEPDTSLVVHLGMSGQMLVQPAATPLEKHAHIIATLDDGNELRFVDQRTFGGWQLSDLVEVDGTWVPESAAHIARDPLDPRFDAESVVKTLRAKQSEIKRLLLDQTVVSGVGNIYADEALWRAKIHGERPAAKLTKPALHTLLAETRVVMDEALRAGGTSFDALYVNVNGQSGYFERSLNAYGREHEPCRRCGAIMRREKFMNRSSFSCPRCQPRPHG